A stretch of the Aegilops tauschii subsp. strangulata cultivar AL8/78 chromosome 4, Aet v6.0, whole genome shotgun sequence genome encodes the following:
- the LOC109782706 gene encoding malvidin galactosylase UGT88C3-like, producing MAASPTPTLVLVPEWGTGHLMSMLESCKRILLCGRRARSFSITLLIMRPPTAQATSEVEAHVRREAASGLDIRFHRLPAVEPPADAAGVEEFIARYIQLHAPHVREAVAGMSCPVAALVLDLFATPMVDVARDLGVPSYVFMSSTGAMLALMLHLPVLHQVVTVEFSQVDGEVVHVPGLPPIPPESMPCPVVDKKSPNYTWFLRLGHSFMDATGIIANTADELEPGALAAVADGRAVPGRPAPPVYPVGPVLSLGSSDRRKDSSEPPHECVAWLDAQPPASVVFLCFGSMGWFEAAQVVEITAALERCGHRFLWVLRGPPSSESGAGAPDGSEHPTDAKLEELLPEGFLQRTEGKGLVWPTWVPQKDILAHPAVGGFVTHAGWNSVLESLWHGLPMAPWPLYAEQHLNAFELVADMGVAVPLKVDRKRDNFVEAANLERAVKCLMGEEGRKARERAAEMRDVCRNAVNKGGSSDAALQRLSEALHHGSVLPPTM from the coding sequence ATGGCAGCTAGTCCGACGCCGACGCTGGTGCTGGTACCGGAGTGGGGCACCGGCCACCTCATGTCCATGCTCGAGTCCTGCAAGCGAATCCTTCTCTGCGGCCGCCGCGCTCGCTCCTTCTCCATCACGCTGCTCATCATGCGCCCGCCCACCGCCCAAGCCACCTCCGAGGTCGAGGCGCACGTCCGCCGCGAGGCCGCCTCCGGCCTCGACATCCGCTTCCACCGCCTCCCCGCGGTGGAGCCTCCGGCTGACGCTGCCGGAGTCGAGGAGTTCATCGCGCGGTACATCCAGCTCCACGCGCCCCACGTCAGGGAAGCCGTCGCGGGGATGTCGTGCCCCGTCGCCGCACTCGTGCTCGATCTGTTCGCGACGCCCATGGTCGACGTGGCCCGCGACCTGGGCGTGCCGTCCTACGTCTTCATGTCGTCCACCGGCGCCATGCTCGCGCTCATGCTGCACTTGCCCGTGCTCCACCAGGTGGTCACCGTGGAGTTCAGCCAGGTGGACGGGGAGGTGGTGCACGTGCCCGGGCTGCCGCCGATACCGCCCGAGTCCATGCCGTGCCCGGTGGTGGACAAGAAGAGCCCCAACTACACGTGGTTCCTGCGCCTCGGGCACAGCTTTATGGACGCCACGGGAATCATCGCAAACACTGCGGACGAGCTCGAGCCGGGGGCCCTcgcggccgtcgccgacggccgAGCCGTGCCAGGGCGCCCCGCGCCGCCAGTGTACCCTGTCGGCCCCGTGCTCTCGCTTGGCAGCAGTGACAGAAGGAAGGATTCCTCGGAGCCACCGCACGAGTGTGTCGCCTGGCTGGACGCGCAGCCGCCGGCGTCGGTGGTGTTCCTCTGTTTCGGGAGCATGGGCTGGTTCGAGGCAGCGCAGGTGGTGGAGATCACGGCGGCGCTGGAGCGGTGCGGCCACCGCTTCCTGTGGGTACTCCGGGGCCCGCCTTCCTCGGAGTCGGGCGCCGGCGCGCCGGACGGGTCGGAGCACCCGACGGACGCGAAGCTGGAGGAGCTGCTCCCAGAGGGGTTCTTGCAGAGGACGGAGGGCAAGGGCCTGGTGTGGCCGACGTGGGTGCCGCAGAAGGACATCCTGGCGCACCCGGCCGTGGGGGGGTTCGTGACGCACGCCGGGTGGAACTCGGTGCTGGAGAGCCTGTGGCACGGCCTGCCAATGGCGCCGTGGCCTCTCTACGCGGAGCAGCACCTGAACGCcttcgagctcgtcgccgacatGGGGGTCGCCGTGCCGCTCAAGGTGGACCGGAAGCGGGACAACTTCGTGGAGGCGGCGAACCTGGAACGAGCGGTCAAGTGTCTGATGGGCGAGGAGGGGCGGAAGGCCAGGGAGAGGGCCGCCGAGATGAGAGACGTCTGCCGCAACGCCGTCAACAAGGGCGGCTCCTCCGACGCTGCGTTGCAGAGGCTCTCGGAGGCGCTCCACCACGGCTCGGTGCTGCCCCCGACCATGTGA